A stretch of Pangasianodon hypophthalmus isolate fPanHyp1 chromosome 9, fPanHyp1.pri, whole genome shotgun sequence DNA encodes these proteins:
- the nrm gene encoding nurim produces the protein MALLTARNLTLCVLSLINFIFVFVTGADFVRFISFRPVYHNITGGAPLCDDAAWWSVALRDAAVLKRLAVDLLLLVLFSVQHSLLAWTPVKRVCQSVLGVLNRAMYCFTTALALQLLMRYWQPVTSAPCLWSVRNAPWDIWFPLICFTVHFLCWAVICSILLIFDYAELLGLKQVYYECLGLGDPLSLKSPRAQRLYAHLRHPVCVELLLVLWFLPTLSVDRCVLAAYLTLYLALAHSLDAEDCVYLSAQLHSKLQLFSTSAGGDTHTHSNNNNDDDDECKLD, from the exons ATGGCGCTGCTGACGGCTCGTAACTTGACGCTGTGTGTTTTATCGTTAATAAACTTTATATTTGTGTTCGTTACCGGTGCAGATTTCGTCCGTTTCATTTCATTTCGCCCGGTTTATCACAACATCACCGGCGGCGCGCCCCTCTGCGACG ATGCGGCGTGGTGGTCCGTGGCCCTGCGGGACGCTGCAGTGTTGAAGCGTTTAGCTGTAGATTTGTTACTGTTAGTGCTGTTCAGTGTGCAGCACAGCCTGCTGGCCTGGACGCCTGTTAAAcgtgtgtgtcagtctgtccTGGGAGTGTTAAACCGAGCCATGTACTGCTTCACTACTGCACTCGcgctgcag ctgTTGATGCGTTACTGGCAGCCTGTGACCAGCGCCCCCTGTCTGTGGTCAGTGCGCAATGCACCGTGGGATATCTGGTTCCCACTCATCTGTTTCACCGTACACTTCCTGTGCTGGGCTGTGATCTGCAGCATCCTGCTCATATTCGACTACGCAGAGCTGCTGGGGCTCAAACAG gtgtaTTATGAGTGTTTAGGCCTGGGGGACCCGCTGTCCCTGAAGTCACCCCGTGCCCAGCGTCTGTATGCCCACCTTCGCCATCCCGTGTGTGTGGAGCTGCTGCTGGTGCTCTGGTTCTTGCCCACTCTATCTGTGGACAGATGTGTGTTGGCAGCGTACCTGACGCTTTACCTGGCTCTGGCCCACTCTCTGGATGCAGAGGACTGCGTGTACCTGAGTGCTCAGCTCCACAGCAAGCTGCAGCTCTTCTCCACATCTGCAGGGGGCGACACCCACacgcacagcaacaacaacaatgacgatgatgatgagtgCAAACTAGATTAA